From Bifidobacterium sp. ESL0790, one genomic window encodes:
- a CDS encoding ABC transporter ATP-binding protein, whose product MAVDVSNLSVEIGSKPIVRDVNLSIADGERVGLVGSSGSGKSMISKALLGLLPRQAKVSGSATLGGVEVVGADDAVVAGLRGRYVGTVFQNPGSSLNPVLSVAKQVELPLKLHYDLDADERHERVMAMLRKVGLDESLAGRYPHELSGGQQQRVGIATALITSPRLIIADEPTTALDSITQRRIVDLLVSLVDTSGASMLFITHDFSVLARATTRCYVLDEGRIVDSGATSELLAAPSVPQSKKLVEAARKLTLNGELSAGETL is encoded by the coding sequence ATGGCTGTGGACGTCTCGAATCTTTCGGTTGAGATCGGCAGCAAGCCGATTGTGCGCGATGTGAATCTGAGCATCGCCGACGGGGAGCGCGTGGGGCTGGTGGGCTCCTCGGGTTCCGGCAAGTCCATGATCTCCAAGGCGCTGCTGGGGCTGTTGCCACGCCAGGCCAAGGTGTCGGGTTCGGCCACGCTCGGGGGAGTGGAGGTCGTCGGGGCCGATGATGCTGTGGTGGCCGGGCTTCGCGGGCGGTACGTCGGCACGGTCTTCCAGAATCCCGGCTCCTCGCTCAACCCGGTGTTGAGCGTCGCCAAACAGGTCGAGCTTCCGCTGAAGCTGCATTATGATCTGGACGCCGACGAGCGCCACGAGCGCGTGATGGCGATGCTGCGCAAGGTCGGGCTGGACGAGTCGCTGGCTGGCCGATATCCGCACGAGCTCTCCGGTGGCCAGCAGCAGCGTGTCGGCATCGCCACGGCGCTCATCACCTCGCCGCGCCTCATCATCGCCGACGAGCCGACCACGGCCCTCGACTCCATCACCCAACGGCGCATCGTCGACCTGCTGGTCTCCCTGGTCGACACCTCAGGCGCATCGATGCTCTTCATCACCCATGATTTCTCGGTGCTCGCCCGCGCCACCACCCGCTGCTATGTGCTTGACGAAGGGCGCATCGTGGATTCGGGAGCGACCTCCGAGCTGCTCGCCGCGCCCAGTGTCCCTCAATCCAAGAAGCTGGTCGAGGCAGCCAGAAAGCTGACGTTGAATGGTGAGTTATCGGCGGGTGAGACCTTATGA
- a CDS encoding ABC transporter permease codes for MADAKSRNRRISGRGDASLAKKIAVVLRSLWARGEGKFALVVLALWLVVSLVSLVWTPQSLWTTDGYHVWAKPSAAHWLGTDGTGSDVFSWLMAGARTNLLIAVLAVALAGVLGMALTAAMVSRSAAVSGVAVVVVDALISIPTVLIALILAVPMGASVAVIVIACGIGYGLNLARIARPQALLAAGSDYVDSALANGASWFSVLMHHIMPNTMPTMTVQLSLSAGTAVLAESGLTYLGVGVPSGVPSWGHSLATSVKFIDVYPLTVLWPGLIVTVVVVALNVFGDALRDAVDPVANPALREVA; via the coding sequence ATGGCTGATGCAAAGTCTAGGAACAGGCGGATTTCCGGGCGTGGCGACGCTTCATTAGCCAAGAAAATCGCCGTCGTGCTGCGCTCGCTGTGGGCGCGTGGCGAGGGCAAGTTCGCGCTGGTGGTGCTCGCGCTGTGGCTTGTGGTCTCACTGGTGTCGCTGGTTTGGACGCCGCAATCGCTCTGGACCACGGATGGCTATCATGTCTGGGCCAAACCATCGGCCGCGCACTGGCTTGGCACCGACGGCACCGGCTCCGATGTGTTCAGCTGGCTGATGGCCGGCGCACGCACGAACCTGCTCATCGCCGTGCTGGCGGTGGCTCTCGCCGGTGTGCTCGGCATGGCGTTGACGGCCGCGATGGTCTCGCGTTCGGCCGCGGTCTCCGGCGTCGCCGTGGTGGTGGTCGACGCGCTGATATCCATCCCGACGGTGCTTATCGCCCTGATTCTCGCGGTGCCCATGGGCGCTTCCGTGGCGGTCATCGTCATTGCCTGCGGTATCGGTTACGGGCTCAATCTGGCGCGTATAGCACGTCCTCAGGCGTTGCTGGCCGCGGGTTCCGACTACGTGGATTCCGCGCTGGCCAATGGAGCGTCGTGGTTCTCGGTGCTCATGCACCACATCATGCCCAACACGATGCCGACCATGACCGTCCAACTCTCGCTTTCGGCGGGCACGGCCGTGTTGGCCGAAAGCGGCCTGACCTACCTCGGCGTCGGCGTGCCCAGCGGCGTGCCGAGCTGGGGCCATTCGCTGGCCACATCCGTCAAGTTCATCGACGTCTACCCGCTCACCGTGCTGTGGCCGGGACTCATCGTCACCGTGGTCGTGGTGGCGTTGAACGTCTTCGGCGACGCGCTGCGCGACGCGGTCGACCCCGTGGCCAATCCGGCGTTGAGGGAGGTGGCGTGA